The Meriones unguiculatus strain TT.TT164.6M chromosome 6, Bangor_MerUng_6.1, whole genome shotgun sequence genome has a window encoding:
- the LOC132654757 gene encoding small ribosomal subunit protein eS28-like, translating to MDTRLMRPIKLARVIKAPNRTGWQVQRAQLRVESMNDTSHSSTGNIKSPAREGDVLTFLESEREDRRL from the coding sequence ATGGACACGAGGCTCATGCGGCCGATAAAGTTGGCTAGGGTGATAAAAGCGCCGAACAGGACCGGCTGGCAGGTACAGCGCGCGCAGCTACGTGTGGAATCTATGAATGACACCAGCCATTCTAGCACAGGAAACATCAAAAGCCCCGCTCGAGAGGGTGATGTGCTCACCTTCCTGGAGTCAGAAAGAGAGGATAGGAGGTTGTGA